In the genome of uncultured Sphaerochaeta sp., the window TACGATGCGAGCGAATCAGTTATTTGCCCTGGAGCAGGTCACTGATGGCCATCATCTCTTCAAGTTCCTTGGTCCAGTGAGCAACCGTGTCAGCGGTGTTCATATAGGTAGGAGCCTGGTAGAGAGCTGCAATTTCCTTCTGGTAGTCAGCATTGTTGTTGATGATCTTGCCGACAGCGGTGCTGAACTTCTCTACGATTTTGGCATCGGTGCCCTTGGGGAAGAACATCGTGTTGTAGTAGGAGTAGCCAGCGTTCACACCACTCTCGCGGAGGGTAGGCAGGTTGGGAAGAGCAGCAGATCTCTGGTTGCTGACATTGGCGATATACTTGAACTGGCCCTTGTCGACATAGTCCTGGACCATGTTGTACGGCATGGGGATCAGGTCAACGTGGCGGCCGAGCAGGAGCGGGAGGCGCTCACCGGATCCACCGCTGGAAACGACGTTCAGCTTGGCACCAGCCTGCTGCAGACCGATTGCAATCCACTGGGTGGAAGCACCGGTGTTGGCGGTCAGCTTGTATTTGCCGGGGTTCTTCTGGGACTCAGCAATCAGCTCCTGGACATTGTTGAAGGGAGCGTCAGCGTTTGCCACGAGGACTTCGTCAGCAGATGCGGAGAAGACGCAAGCAAGCTCAAAGTCCTGGAAACCGAAGTCTACCATCTTTGCAGCCTGGGCGATGTTCATGGAGAGCTGGGAAACCAGAATGGTATATCCATCATTCTTTGCTTCCTTGACCTGGGCAGCAGCAATGGAACCACCGCTACCGGCAACGTTGGTGACAACGACGGGCTGGCCGAGCTCTTTGGTCAGGTACTTTGCAATTGCACGGGCGTTGTAGTCGGAGTTACCACCGGCAGCAAACGCAACTACGAGGTTGACCGGCTGCTGGGGCCACTTGTCAGCTGCACTTGCAGCAGGAGCTTCTCCCTGTCCGGCAGCCATTACGAA includes:
- a CDS encoding tripartite tricarboxylate transporter substrate binding protein; translated protein: MKKLLSVLMILVLAMSFVMAAGQGEAPAASAADKWPQQPVNLVVAFAAGGNSDYNARAIAKYLTKELGQPVVVTNVAGSGGSIAAAQVKEAKNDGYTILVSQLSMNIAQAAKMVDFGFQDFELACVFSASADEVLVANADAPFNNVQELIAESQKNPGKYKLTANTGASTQWIAIGLQQAGAKLNVVSSGGSGERLPLLLGRHVDLIPMPYNMVQDYVDKGQFKYIANVSNQRSAALPNLPTLRESGVNAGYSYYNTMFFPKGTDAKIVEKFSTAVGKIINNNADYQKEIAALYQAPTYMNTADTVAHWTKELEEMMAISDLLQGK